Proteins encoded in a region of the Novibacillus thermophilus genome:
- a CDS encoding transposase: MSNFAHILNDRFSIVAATRDDEYVAQVISTTKTMDSVHNLEDEAILDDFMGYLSETGVLHSFSTFQASQYQRVMIPFYYFLITYLAKTLLGIKAMKSLPALLFSDQGVMRTLGFSAMVLEEGYCNRGAGKRHNDTPPASPFTPQTLAEFMNKATPQEIEQLFNTNIANLAASGAFYQQVTGIIDGTDIETTPNYEGAGKVMRKKKIHNKKGVREIECVVYGWKAIVLFDQHTEIPLALKVVPIHEHESKYTRVLIEQAQRNLGKHSRITQVLMDRGFLDGTTLYWLDQQKITFVIPARSNMDVAQDARDLAQASMGVTDTRQEKQTSGRGKSKTEHILETQVTGVKALTSYVDYRDPAKPAKQYSKTGGGGCPINAVVIQRYRNEEIPADKCPVFLTNSPVDRPFVPYDAYDGRSLIENLLFREGKQGWNLEHAPTKTANGMVSHVYFTFLTIALTTAYRTWCAEQTEEGEESESSNQPSKGIRNWRRRLMQENQDQIIVFSGPYYGIFHLMTFVQLMGGQVKDQSPRETAVFRQNHHFSP; the protein is encoded by the coding sequence ATGAGTAACTTCGCCCACATCTTAAACGACCGTTTTTCCATTGTGGCCGCTACAAGGGATGATGAATACGTCGCCCAGGTGATCAGCACCACGAAAACGATGGACAGCGTACACAACCTGGAAGATGAAGCTATCTTGGATGATTTTATGGGCTACTTGTCAGAAACCGGTGTCCTCCATTCTTTTTCCACCTTTCAAGCTAGCCAGTATCAACGGGTGATGATTCCGTTTTATTACTTCTTGATCACGTATTTGGCCAAAACATTGCTGGGCATTAAGGCGATGAAAAGTTTGCCTGCTCTGTTGTTTAGTGATCAGGGTGTGATGCGAACCTTGGGCTTTTCGGCTATGGTGTTGGAAGAAGGGTACTGTAATCGGGGTGCCGGTAAACGGCATAACGACACCCCACCCGCCAGCCCGTTTACCCCTCAGACACTGGCAGAATTCATGAATAAGGCGACACCACAGGAGATTGAACAACTGTTTAACACCAATATCGCCAACTTAGCGGCATCTGGTGCTTTCTACCAACAAGTGACGGGCATCATCGATGGCACCGATATCGAAACGACGCCGAACTACGAAGGTGCCGGAAAAGTGATGCGCAAAAAGAAAATCCACAACAAAAAGGGCGTCCGGGAGATCGAGTGTGTCGTTTACGGATGGAAAGCGATTGTGTTGTTTGACCAGCACACGGAAATTCCCCTTGCTCTAAAAGTCGTCCCCATTCATGAACACGAGTCCAAATATACGCGTGTGCTCATCGAGCAGGCTCAGCGCAATCTGGGCAAGCACAGCCGGATCACCCAAGTGTTGATGGATCGGGGCTTTCTGGACGGCACCACCTTATATTGGCTCGACCAACAAAAGATCACATTTGTGATTCCCGCACGCTCCAACATGGACGTCGCCCAGGATGCACGGGACTTGGCTCAAGCGTCCATGGGGGTGACGGATACACGCCAAGAAAAACAGACGTCCGGTCGTGGCAAAAGCAAAACCGAGCACATCCTCGAGACCCAAGTTACTGGTGTCAAGGCGTTAACCAGTTATGTCGATTATCGGGACCCGGCAAAGCCCGCAAAGCAATACAGTAAGACGGGCGGCGGCGGTTGCCCAATCAACGCCGTGGTCATTCAACGCTACCGAAACGAGGAGATCCCGGCAGACAAATGCCCTGTTTTTTTGACCAACAGTCCCGTTGACCGCCCTTTTGTTCCGTATGATGCTTATGATGGGCGCAGCCTTATTGAGAATTTACTTTTTCGTGAAGGCAAACAGGGCTGGAATCTGGAACATGCGCCAACCAAAACGGCCAATGGCATGGTATCGCACGTCTATTTCACGTTTTTGACCATTGCCCTGACAACGGCTTATCGAACTTGGTGTGCCGAGCAAACGGAAGAAGGCGAAGAGAGTGAATCCTCTAATCAGCCGTCGAAAGGGATTCGCAATTGGCGTCGTCGCCTTATGCAAGAAAATCAAGATCAGATCATTGTGTTCAGTGGCCCTTATTATGGTATCTTCCATCTCATGACCTTTGTTCAGCTTATGGGAGGTCAAGTTAAAGACCAGTCTCCCCGTGAGACTGCCGTTTTTCGACAAAATCATCATTTTTCGCCTTAA
- the rplM gene encoding 50S ribosomal protein L13, protein MRTTYMAKPNEVERKWYVVDAAGQTLGRLASEVASILRGKMKPTYTPHVDTGDYVIVINADQIQLTGKKWQKKKYYRHSGYPGGLKETTAQELMAKKPEKLIELAVKGMLPRNSLGRAQLKKLKVYAGSEHPHQAQQPETWELRG, encoded by the coding sequence ATGCGCACCACATATATGGCAAAGCCAAACGAAGTAGAGCGGAAGTGGTATGTCGTCGACGCGGCCGGTCAGACGCTCGGCCGTTTGGCATCGGAAGTGGCGAGCATTTTGCGAGGCAAAATGAAGCCGACGTACACACCTCATGTCGATACCGGCGATTACGTCATCGTTATCAATGCCGATCAGATTCAGCTGACCGGGAAAAAGTGGCAGAAGAAGAAATACTATCGCCACTCTGGGTATCCCGGCGGCCTGAAAGAAACGACGGCTCAAGAGCTGATGGCGAAAAAACCGGAAAAGCTGATCGAACTCGCGGTTAAAGGGATGCTCCCGCGGAACAGTTTGGGGCGGGCCCAGTTGAAAAAGTTGAAAGTGTATGCGGGTTCTGAACATCCCCATCAGGCTCAACAGCCGGAAACGTGGGAACTTCGCGGTTAA
- the rpsI gene encoding 30S ribosomal protein S9, producing MAEVQYYGTGRRKESVARVWLVPGEGRITVNKRDLDDYFGLETLKAIVKQPLVLTDTLDRYDVKVNVSGGGFTGQAGAIRHGIARALLKVDPDLRPVLKKAGFLTRDPRMKERKKYGLKAARRAPQFSKR from the coding sequence TTGGCGGAAGTGCAATATTACGGAACGGGACGCCGGAAAGAGTCCGTCGCCCGCGTATGGCTCGTGCCGGGGGAAGGCCGAATCACAGTTAACAAGCGGGACCTGGATGATTACTTCGGCTTGGAGACACTAAAGGCCATTGTGAAACAACCGCTCGTGTTGACTGATACCCTTGACCGTTACGATGTGAAGGTGAACGTGAGCGGCGGCGGATTTACCGGTCAAGCCGGAGCGATTCGCCACGGCATTGCCCGCGCTCTGTTGAAGGTGGACCCTGATTTGCGCCCGGTACTAAAAAAAGCCGGTTTCCTCACCCGAGATCCGAGAATGAAAGAACGGAAGAAATACGGTCTTAAAGCAGCACGTCGCGCACCGCAATTCTCGAAACGGTAA
- a CDS encoding N-acetylmuramoyl-L-alanine amidase, whose product MALNIALALRDYLQQAGAYVVMTRESDTDLANERTKGHRKRKVEDLKARVKLIRETEPNFVVSIHVNSIGSSRWYGAQTFYHPAFEESKRLAHLIQHQFIQHLRNTTRVAKQESNIFLLKSSHVPAVLVEVGFLSNPREAELLGRESYQDRVASSIYKGILSYFAGETLPEVQ is encoded by the coding sequence GTGGCGCTGAACATCGCGTTGGCATTAAGGGATTACTTGCAGCAGGCGGGCGCTTATGTCGTCATGACCCGGGAAAGCGATACGGACCTTGCCAACGAAAGGACAAAAGGCCACCGTAAGCGCAAAGTGGAAGATTTGAAGGCCCGTGTTAAACTCATTCGGGAGACGGAACCGAATTTCGTTGTCAGCATTCATGTGAACAGTATCGGTTCCTCCCGTTGGTATGGGGCCCAAACTTTTTACCATCCGGCGTTTGAAGAAAGCAAGCGCCTGGCTCACCTCATTCAACATCAATTTATTCAACATTTAAGGAATACGACACGTGTTGCAAAACAGGAGAGCAACATTTTTTTGCTCAAGTCGTCGCATGTCCCTGCGGTACTCGTCGAAGTCGGATTTTTGTCAAACCCGAGGGAGGCCGAATTGTTAGGACGGGAGTCATACCAGGATCGCGTTGCTTCCAGCATTTATAAAGGAATTCTCTCGTATTTTGCCGGTGAAACGCTCCCGGAAGTGCAATGA
- a CDS encoding Mrp/NBP35 family ATP-binding protein, with product MLTEDKILEALKDVKDPEINQSLVELNMIRDVQVNGDIVSLTVVLTIPGCPLKAKIEEDVVNKVKALGAKEVHVTFGSMTDEERAKLSAKLRGQRRGDAPKSQKLLSPMLAEDSPTQFIAVASGKGGVGKSTITVNLAVALARKGKRVGIIDADIYGFSVPDMMGVDQRPTVIDKTILPVERYGVKIISMGFFVQENAPVIWRGPMLGKMLRNFFTEVHWDEMDYMLIDLPPGTGDMALDVHQLIPKSKEIIVTTPHPTAAFVAARAGAMALHTNHEILGVVENMAYYECSDCGHKDYIFGQGGGEKLAKELKTTLLAQIPLGVPDHDISDPDASPSVYAADSRTGKIYDHLADEVLDRCPQPVMG from the coding sequence ATGTTGACGGAAGACAAAATTCTCGAGGCCTTAAAAGACGTAAAAGACCCGGAAATCAACCAAAGCCTCGTGGAATTAAATATGATTCGCGATGTTCAAGTAAACGGAGACATCGTCTCTTTAACCGTTGTCTTGACCATCCCCGGATGTCCGTTGAAAGCCAAAATTGAAGAAGACGTCGTAAACAAAGTGAAAGCGTTGGGGGCGAAGGAAGTTCACGTCACATTCGGCTCCATGACGGATGAAGAACGGGCCAAACTGTCGGCGAAGCTTCGCGGCCAAAGGCGAGGAGACGCGCCCAAATCCCAAAAACTTCTTTCCCCGATGCTGGCAGAAGATTCACCGACCCAATTTATTGCTGTGGCGAGCGGCAAGGGCGGGGTTGGTAAGTCGACCATTACCGTCAATCTGGCCGTTGCCCTGGCACGCAAAGGAAAAAGGGTCGGAATTATTGATGCTGACATTTACGGGTTCAGTGTTCCGGATATGATGGGAGTCGACCAGCGCCCCACCGTTATAGACAAAACAATTTTACCCGTCGAACGGTACGGTGTGAAAATCATTTCGATGGGATTCTTTGTCCAAGAGAACGCCCCTGTTATATGGCGCGGGCCGATGCTCGGCAAAATGTTGCGCAATTTCTTTACTGAAGTGCACTGGGATGAAATGGACTACATGCTCATCGACTTGCCCCCGGGAACCGGAGATATGGCGCTGGATGTCCACCAGTTAATCCCCAAGAGTAAGGAAATCATCGTCACGACACCCCATCCGACTGCCGCATTTGTGGCAGCGCGGGCAGGCGCCATGGCGTTGCACACGAATCACGAAATACTCGGCGTCGTGGAAAACATGGCGTATTACGAATGTTCCGACTGCGGTCACAAAGATTACATCTTTGGACAGGGCGGCGGTGAGAAGTTGGCCAAAGAGTTGAAAACGACGCTGCTAGCACAAATACCGCTCGGTGTACCAGATCACGACATTTCCGATCCGGACGCGTCCCCTTCGGTTTATGCAGCAGACTCCCGAACAGGAAAAATTTACGATCACTTGGCAGACGAAGTGCTGGATCGCTGTCCCCAACCGGTTATGGGTTAA
- the gerD gene encoding spore germination lipoprotein GerD, whose amino-acid sequence MKKWLVAICLTFLIVSCTPQERPQSSPDYQETKQMVIDILKTEDGKKTIQDMMKDPEFKEKIMMTDTDMAQAVNKAISDPKNEKNLQKMFQDPKVAANFAKATQKQHEEMIKQLMKDPEYQKMLTDVMKNPDFEKQMTDLMKTEPYRKQLMVIMTEALDNPVFKEKYMQLMIKANEEALKKEDQGGQGGDSGQSGGGSGS is encoded by the coding sequence ATGAAGAAGTGGCTGGTAGCCATCTGTTTGACGTTTCTCATCGTGTCGTGTACACCCCAGGAACGTCCACAAAGCTCGCCCGATTACCAGGAAACTAAACAAATGGTCATCGACATTTTAAAGACGGAAGACGGCAAAAAGACGATACAAGACATGATGAAGGATCCGGAATTCAAAGAGAAAATTATGATGACGGACACGGATATGGCACAAGCGGTCAATAAGGCGATCAGTGACCCAAAAAATGAAAAGAACCTACAAAAAATGTTTCAAGATCCAAAGGTTGCCGCCAATTTTGCCAAAGCCACTCAGAAACAACACGAAGAAATGATCAAGCAATTAATGAAAGACCCGGAATACCAGAAAATGTTGACAGACGTCATGAAAAACCCGGACTTTGAGAAACAGATGACAGACTTAATGAAAACCGAACCTTACCGCAAACAGCTCATGGTGATCATGACGGAAGCCCTCGATAACCCCGTGTTTAAAGAAAAGTACATGCAGCTGATGATAAAGGCGAACGAGGAAGCGTTAAAGAAAGAGGATCAAGGAGGACAAGGAGGTGACAGTGGACAAAGCGGAGGGGGTAGCGGATCGTAA
- a CDS encoding KinB-signaling pathway activation protein, producing MTVRKWVFLFWTTLLIGGVAALVTGFVQEFISGVNYGADWGTELIFSVFGKLWAGAMFSVVAQLGFFAFVVLNYLLLSTFRHSRLYQGVLWVLLVFVFADMVYLRYAFFAQEGDTVLTFMWFPLFILAVSALVAWWKSRETNFKAFASTIFFMFVFTVIELIPALRENNVNSLWFMVIPLLVCNTWQIMQLHRLLPKKQK from the coding sequence ATGACCGTCAGAAAATGGGTTTTCCTCTTTTGGACGACCTTGCTCATCGGGGGTGTGGCAGCCCTCGTTACCGGATTCGTTCAGGAGTTCATTTCAGGGGTTAACTACGGAGCAGATTGGGGAACTGAACTGATCTTTAGCGTTTTTGGGAAGCTTTGGGCAGGTGCCATGTTTAGCGTCGTCGCACAATTAGGCTTTTTTGCATTTGTTGTGTTGAACTACCTTTTACTCAGTACATTTAGGCACAGCCGTTTGTACCAAGGTGTGTTGTGGGTGTTGCTGGTGTTTGTATTCGCGGACATGGTATACTTGCGCTACGCCTTTTTTGCCCAAGAAGGCGATACTGTGTTGACGTTTATGTGGTTCCCGTTGTTTATCCTCGCTGTGTCTGCACTCGTGGCCTGGTGGAAATCCCGGGAGACCAATTTCAAGGCGTTTGCCTCTACGATTTTCTTTATGTTTGTGTTTACGGTCATTGAGTTAATCCCTGCCCTGCGGGAAAACAACGTCAACTCTCTATGGTTTATGGTGATTCCATTGCTCGTATGCAATACGTGGCAAATTATGCAGTTACACCGTCTATTGCCGAAAAAACAGAAGTAG